The Aedes albopictus strain Foshan chromosome 1, AalbF5, whole genome shotgun sequence genomic interval TATCCTCTGTTGTCATATCGTCATTCATAAAAGATTGCATGATATTGTTCATCAACTCCAAATAGATTGCAGTGGCAAGACTTTCGGGAATAGTTGTACGCAATAAATTTATGACTCTCGGTTGTGTAATCTTTTGAACAGGCTTGAACTTCATCTTGTCGGATGTGTCCAAATCCGATGGAGTAAGCCCATGCTGGTCTCTTGGTAATGCAAGCAGCTGCACCAGGTGTGCCCTTGATACCACATAGGAACCTTAAAAAAAGTGAAGTGTGTTATGTTAaaaattcttttatttttcaagtaCAAGTACCAATTATCAGCTGTTTGTCTACTCTCATTATTCGCATTCTCAATTTATTTATGAGGTGTGTCGGGTCTTGAATGCATATGTTGTTCGTCGTATATTTGCATGTATACCACGCTCCGAAAGGGTTCGAATCTGTATTAGGTATATCCATTTTTTGCAGCATAGATTGCACCAATCGGGCGTCACCATCGGATGCCCGACAAGCCAGTGTAATTCCTACTTTTTCACATTCCTTTTCGGTGAATGCCCATCGTCGCAGCACATCTTCTGTTTTGAATTTGTTGTCTGAGCAGGTATACATTAGACAGAAAGGTCTCGAATCGGATGACAATGGCTGAGCCATTACAACATACAAGTTGCGCCCAATGCTGTATTTCTCAAGATACTCCATTACCTTCTTGGGACTGGTTGCAGTGAAGAAGTTCTCAATTGGCATACCATATTGGTTCAGTGGCGGCACTAGTCCATATACCGTGTTTTTGGTAATATCATAaccaattccaccagtaattctggTGGCGTCCTCGCTAAGGACAAACGCTTTCGGAAAGTTGTTAATTTGAAGAAACTTGGCGAAATCATCCATCCTTAAACGATCTGGTTCTACTCCGAATGTTAATTTGTGCAAATACCTTTGACATGTTCGGATATCGGGTGCTACGCTATTTGCTTGCTCAAACTCGTACATTGCCCGACCACCTTGTATATATTTGTAGGTAAAATAATCCATCTCAGCAGTCGTGTACCGCCGCCCTTTTGGTGGCTTAGATTCCAACCGATCGGAACATTTGGATAAGATGGATATAATCGTGTCGGATTTGTTGGCCATCTCGTTAACACTGCGGTCGGCCTCACCGCAGTGTTTTGCTAGTTTAACTGGTTATTAATCGAGTATGCCAACGGATCTGCGTACTGGGGTTGGGCCTCAATTTGAAGAAGAAAAGTGTGTCCTTTAGGAGATTCGATTTCATTGTACAGCTGTAGGTCTTCGTTCTCTTGATCCTCGTTCTTCAGCTCGTCATACTGCTGCACTCGCGCCGAACCGAGTATTGCCTGTTTGGGTTGATCAAGCTGAGTAACTTCGCTTGATTCCAGCCAGTCTTCTTGTAACGTTTGTTGGGGTGAGCTTGACCCGAAAGACTGATAGTTTGGCATCACATTCTCCGAGTTCTCTACAGGATATGGCCTTTTTAGCGTGTCTTTATGGGGACGCTCTTTCGGGCACGGAGCGGAGAAATGTTTTGCACGTACGTGTGTCGAAAAGTTCGATATCTTCCATGTTCCAGTTGCTTCGGGTCGGATTAGAACCCTCGCGGCACAAAATGGACATGGCACCGACGCTTTCAGTCCAGTGCTGTCTTTTGAGAGGATTATGTCCGTGCTGGATAGGTCCTTAAGCCAACACATATTCTCTGCACCGTACCTATAAAAACATACAAATATATACACAATTAGAGCTTAAAAATGATATTTCACGCatactttttttcgaagaaatcgacgATTTTGTTTTTCAGAGTTGAGGCCTGAGATGACGCCGACGCACCCGAGGAAGTGGCTTGCTCGTTCGTCACTTGACCGCGCAGCATCGACCTGCTGAATTTTGATATCCCATGGTCCTTCACCGCGGCACCGATCATTTTTAAAATGCTGCGCTCACCGGCAGAAAACGAGAACGTTTTTAGTTCTCCATGATAATCCAGCAGTTTATTCCACTCTTTTTCCGTTTTGCCTGTCGTTTCCGGGAACCTCCTTATATCCGCTTCAATATCGCTGATGGCATTATCGTCCAGGAATGCCAATCCTCCATGTATATATTTTTCTTGCTCTAGCACTATTCTTATAATATCGGGTACAACACctacttttttcga includes:
- the LOC115255635 gene encoding uncharacterized protein LOC115255635 isoform X2 → MANKSDTIISILSKCSDRLESKPPKGRRYTTAEMDYFTYKYIQGGRAMYEFEQANSVAPDIRTCQRYLHKLTFGVEPDRLRMDDFAKFLQINNFPKAFVLSEDATRITGGIGYDITKNTVYGLVPPLNQYGMPIENFFTATSPKKVMEYLEKYSIGRNLYVVMAQPLSSDSRPFCLMYTCSDNKFKTEDVLRRWAFTEKECEKVGITLACRASDGDARLVQSMLQKMDIPNTDSNPFGAWYTCKYTTNNICIQDPTHLINKLRMRIMRVDKQLIIGSYVVSRAHLVQLLALPRDQHGLTPSDLDTSDKMKFKPVQKITQPRVINLLRTTIPESLATAIYLELMNNIMQSFMNDDMTTEDRVFNVW